TTGATTTTTTTTAAAATACATAATGTCTAAATTTTGACTAAATTCTTCCATTTGTGTTTTATTTAGTTGGTCAAATGGATATATAGTTTTTAAAAAGTTAATTTGTTCTTGAATACTCATATGCTCTTCTTTATTTTAAGTTATGTAAAAATTATTTAAAGATTAGCATATAAAAAATGATAGAAAACTGAGAAAATTATTAATAAATAAAACTGTTATAGTTAAGTTTAAAAGTGTTTCGTTTGGTAAAGTGTTACAAAGAAGCTCAAGCTTCTTTGTAACATTAGAACTTTTTAGTGATCAACTGCACCTTCAGCACCAAAACCAGTTTCAGCTCTTATACTTTGAGCCTCAAAAGCTTTTTGTTCATCTTTTGCTCTTTGAGAATTATCAGTAATTGAAAAAAACCAAATTGCAATAAATGCTGTTGATACAGAGAATAGTGCAGGGTATTTATAAGGGAAAATCGCTTCTTCATTTCCTAATATATCTACCCAAACAATTGGCCCTATAATAACTAAAATAACAGCAGTTAATAAACCAATAAATCCACCAATAACTGCACCTCTTGTAGTAAGTTTTCTCCAATAAATTGATAAAAATAAAATTGGAAAGTTTGCAGATGCAGCAATTGCAAATGCAAGTCCTACCATAAAGGCAATATTCTGTTGTTCAAATGCAATACCTAATACTACACCAATTACACCAATAATAATAACAGCTCTTTTAGAAATTTTAATCTCTTGTTCTTCTGTTGCATTTGGATTAATAACTGATGCATAAATATCATGTGAAATAGCACTAGCACCAGCTAGAGTAAGACCAGAAACAACTGCTAAAATAGTAGCAAAAGCAACTGCTGAAATAAATCCTAAAAATACATTTCCACCAACCATATGAGATAAGTGAATTGCTGCCATATTATTTCCACCAAATAACTTACCATCAACAAAGTATTGTGCACCTGCATCTGAGTTTAAAAATACAATTGCACCAAGACCAATTACAGCAATTACTAGATAAAAATAACCAATTAATCCAGTAGCATATACAACAGATTTTCTAGCCTCTTTAGCATTTCCAACAGTAAAAAATCTCATAAGAACATGAGGAAGACCAGCAGTACCAAGCATAAGCGCCATACCAAGTGAAATAGCTGAAATTGGATCAGTTATAAATCCACCAGGAGCCATAATAGCTTGTCCTTTTGTATGTGTTTCAACAGCTTTAGCAGCTAATGCTTCAAAACTAAATCCAAAGTGACTTAAAACCATAAATCCCATAAAAGAAACACCAGATAAAAGTAATATAGCTTTGATAATTTGAACCCAAGTAGTTGCTAGCATACCACCAAAAGTAACATAAATAATCATCATTACACCAACTAATACAACTGCATATTCATATTCTAAGCCAAACAATACTTGTATAAGTTTACCTGAACCTACCATTTGTGCAATAAGATATAAAATAACAACTGAAAGTGAACCAAATGCAGCTAATGTTCTAATCTCTTTTTGACCTAATCTATAAGCAGCAATATCTGCAAATGTAAATTTTCCTAGGTTTCTTAATTTTTCAGCCATTAAAAATAAAATAACAGGCCAACCAACTAAAAATCCAACTGCATAAATAAGACCATCATAACCACTTAAATATACAAGACCAGAAATACCTAAAAATGAAGCAGCTGACATATAATC
The window above is part of the Malaciobacter marinus genome. Proteins encoded here:
- a CDS encoding cation acetate symporter, whose translation is MSRILILLTTLFAVSLFAAGDASFEATKRELNIPAIIMFFVFVMGTLGITYWAARRTKSASDFYTAGGGISGFQNGMAIAGDYMSAASFLGISGLVYLSGYDGLIYAVGFLVGWPVILFLMAEKLRNLGKFTFADIAAYRLGQKEIRTLAAFGSLSVVILYLIAQMVGSGKLIQVLFGLEYEYAVVLVGVMMIIYVTFGGMLATTWVQIIKAILLLSGVSFMGFMVLSHFGFSFEALAAKAVETHTKGQAIMAPGGFITDPISAISLGMALMLGTAGLPHVLMRFFTVGNAKEARKSVVYATGLIGYFYLVIAVIGLGAIVFLNSDAGAQYFVDGKLFGGNNMAAIHLSHMVGGNVFLGFISAVAFATILAVVSGLTLAGASAISHDIYASVINPNATEEQEIKISKRAVIIIGVIGVVLGIAFEQQNIAFMVGLAFAIAASANFPILFLSIYWRKLTTRGAVIGGFIGLLTAVILVIIGPIVWVDILGNEEAIFPYKYPALFSVSTAFIAIWFFSITDNSQRAKDEQKAFEAQSIRAETGFGAEGAVDH